A portion of the Streptomyces coeruleoprunus genome contains these proteins:
- a CDS encoding 4'-phosphopantetheinyl transferase family protein, which yields MRLTTAPAHLGTDPLPDVWEPGTARPHLWAVRVTEYATRASAQEHLLDGEERARCQGFARPADRDRYRVAHVALRRLLGAYLDRDPAAVPFVREPCPGCGAPHGRPAVPGAPLHFSLSHAGDVVLLAFAGAPVGVDVEEEPSAEVAAEVAAMLHPAERAEVAGLPLPARPSAVNRCWARKEAYLKGVGIGLGEDPSVTYVGTGTTPAAPHAWTLTDVACPPGYAAACAVRTANVGTGATGTGLGDRLR from the coding sequence GTGCGGCTGACGACGGCTCCGGCACACCTCGGCACCGACCCCCTGCCGGACGTCTGGGAGCCCGGCACCGCGCGGCCGCACCTGTGGGCGGTCCGCGTCACCGAGTACGCGACGCGGGCCTCCGCCCAGGAGCACCTGCTCGACGGTGAAGAACGGGCCCGGTGCCAGGGCTTCGCGCGGCCCGCGGACCGGGACCGCTACCGCGTCGCCCATGTGGCGCTGCGCCGCCTCCTCGGGGCCTACCTGGACCGGGACCCGGCCGCCGTGCCGTTCGTGCGTGAGCCCTGCCCCGGCTGCGGCGCGCCCCACGGCCGTCCCGCCGTGCCCGGCGCACCCCTGCACTTCTCGCTCTCGCACGCCGGGGACGTCGTCCTGCTCGCCTTCGCCGGCGCACCGGTCGGCGTCGACGTCGAGGAGGAACCGTCCGCCGAGGTGGCGGCCGAGGTGGCGGCCATGCTGCACCCGGCCGAACGGGCCGAGGTCGCCGGTCTGCCGCTGCCGGCCCGCCCCTCCGCGGTGAACCGGTGCTGGGCCCGCAAGGAGGCGTACCTGAAGGGCGTCGGCATCGGACTGGGCGAGGACCCCTCGGTCACGTACGTCGGTACGGGCACGACGCCGGCGGCCCCGCACGCCTGGACCCTGACCGATGTGGCCTGCCCGCCCGGCTACGCCGCCGCCTGCGCCGTCCGCACGGCGAACGTCGGTACGGGGGCCACGGGGACCGGACTTGGCGACCGCCTTAGGTAA